One part of the Oncorhynchus clarkii lewisi isolate Uvic-CL-2024 chromosome 7, UVic_Ocla_1.0, whole genome shotgun sequence genome encodes these proteins:
- the LOC139413896 gene encoding protein SEC13 homolog — MVSVINTVDTSHEDMIHDAQMDYYGTRLATCSSDRSVKIFDVKNGGQILVADLRGHEGPVWQVAWAHPMYGNILASCSYDRKVIIWKEENGTWDKMYEYTGHDSSVNSVCWGPYDFGLILACGSSDGAISLVTCSGDQQWDIKKISNAHTIGCNAVSWAPSVVPGSLIDQPSGQKPNFIKRFVSGGCDNLVKLWKEEDGQWKEDQKLEAHSDWVRDVGWAPSIGLPTSTIASCSQDGRVFIWTCDDPSGNTWTAKLLHKFNDVVWHVSWSVTGNILAVSGGDNKVTLWKESADGQWACISDVNKGQGAVSSIADGATNEQ; from the exons ATG GTTTCCGTCATCAACACGGTGGACACCTCCCACGAGGACATGATC CATGATGCCCAGATGGATTATTATGGCACCAGACTGGCCACCTGCTCTTCTGACAGGTCTGTCAAGATCTTCGATGTTAAAAACGGAGGACAAATCCTAGTGGCAGATCTGAGAGG ccatgAGGGTCCTGTGTGGCAGGTGGCCTGGGCTCACCCCATGTACGGCAACATCCTGGCCTCCTGTTCCTATGACAGGAAGGTGATCATATGGAAGGAAGAGAACGGAACCTGGGATAAGATGTACGAGTACACTGGACACGACTCTTCAG TGAATTCAGTGTGCTGGGGTCCCTATGACTTTGGTCTGATCCTGGCCTGTGGCAGCTCGGATGGAGCCATCTCATTGGTCACCTGCTCTGGGGATCAACAGTGGGACATTAAGAAGATCAGCAATGCACACACA ATTGGCTGTAACGCAGTGAGCTGGGCTCCATCTGTGGTGCCAGGTAGTCTGATAGACCAGCCCTCGGGTCAGAAACCCAACTTCATCAAGAGGTTTGTCTCAGGAGGCTGCGACAACCTGGTCAAACTCTGGAA agaggaggatggccaATGGAAGGAGGACCAGAAGCTGGAGGCTCACAGTGATTGGGTCAGAGATGTAGGCTGGGCTCCCTCCATAGGACTACCCACCAGCACCATCGCCAGCTGCTCTCAG GACGGCAGGGTCTTCATCTGGACGTGTGACGACCCTTCAGGCAACACGTGGACAGCTAAACTCCTCCACAAGTTCAACGACGTGGTGTGGCATGTCAGCTGGTCCGTCACTGGAAACATCCTGGCCGTGTCCGGGGGGGATAACAAG GTGACGTTGTGGAAGGAGTCGGCAGACGGCCAGTGGGCCTGTATCAGCGACGTCAACAAAGGCCAGGGAGCCGTATCGTCCATCGCAGACGGAGCGACGAACGAGCAGTGA